In Papio anubis isolate 15944 chromosome 20, Panubis1.0, whole genome shotgun sequence, a single window of DNA contains:
- the ZNF649 gene encoding zinc finger protein 649 isoform X3, which translates to MSKSQESLTLRDVAVEFTWEEWQLLGPAQKHLYQDVMLENYSNLVSVGFQASKPDALTKLEQGEPLWALEDEIHSPTHPEIEKADDHPQQHLQNQRILKRMGQHYEHGKTLKSYLGLTNQSRRYNRKEPAEFNGDGAFLLDNHEQMPMEIEFHESRKPISTKSRFLKHQQTRNIEKAHECTDCGKAFLKKSQLTEHKRIHTGKKPHGCSLCGKTFYKKYRLTEHERAHKGEKPHGCSECGKGFPRKSQLTEHQRIHTGNKPHQCSECGKAFSRKSLLIVHQRTHTGEKPYTCGECGKGFIQKGNLIIHQRTHTGEKPYGCVDCGKAFSQKSCLVAHQRYHTGKTPFVCPECGQPCSQKSGLIRHQRIHSGEKPYKCSDCGKAFITKTMLIVHHRTHTGERPYGCDECEKAYFYMSCLVKHKRIHTREKRGDSVKVDSPSTASHSLSPSEHMQGKSPVNMVTLQIPSVNPQMPFNTSGLLADRNVVLVGQPLARCAPSGDNRSFAQDRSLTNAVNVVVPSVINYIFFYVINT; encoded by the exons GAATCACTGACCCTGAGGGATGTGGCTGTGGAGTTCACCTGGGAGGAGTGGCAGCTCCTGGGCCCTGCTCAGAAGCATCTGTACCAGGATGTGATGTTGGAGAACTACAGCAACCTTGTGTCAGTGG GGTTTCAAGCTAGCAAACCTGATGCCCTCACCAAGTTGGAACAAGGAGAACCGCTATGGGCATTAGAAGATGAAATCCACAGTCCAACTCATCCAG AAATTGAGAAAGCTGATGATCATCCGCAGCAGCACTTGCAAAACCAAAGAATACTGAAGAGGATGGGACAACACTATGAACATGGAAAAACTTTGAAATCATATTTAGGTTTAACCAACCAGAGCAGAAGATACAACAGAAAGGAGCCTGCTGAGTTTAATGGAGATGGAGCTTTTCTCCTTGATAATCATGAACAAATGCCTATGGAAATTGAATTCCATGAAAGTAGAAAACCCATCAGCACTAAGTCACGATTCCTTAAACATCAGCAAACACGCAATATAGAGAAAGCCCATGAATGCACTGACTGTGGGAAAGCTTTCCTCAAgaagtctcagctcactgagcataagagaattcatacaggAAAGAAACCCCATGGGTGTAGCTTGTGTGGGAAAACCTTCTACAAGAAGTACAGACTCACCGAACACGAGAGAGCTCACAAAGGAGAGAAACCGCATGGGTGTAGTGAATGTGGGAAAGGCTTCCCCAGgaaatctcagcttactgaaCATCAAAGGATTCACACGGGAAATAAGCCGCATCAATGCAGCgaatgtgggaaagctttctCCAGAAAATCACTACTCATTGTACATCAGCGAACTCATACAGGAGAGAAGCCTTATACATGCGGTGAATGTGGAAAAGGCTTCATTCAGAAGGGCAATCTCATTATACATCAacgaactcacactggagagaaaccttatggATGCGTTGACTGTGGTAAGGCCTTCAGCCAGAAGTCTTGCCTTGTAGCACATCAGAGATATCATACAGGAAAGACTCCCTTTGTATGTCCTGAATGTGGACAACCCTGTTCACAGAAGTCAGGACTCATTAGACATCAGAGAATTCActcaggagagaaaccctataaatgcagtgactgtgggaaagccttcatTACAAAGACAATGCTCATTGTACATCACAGAACTCACACGGGAGAGAGACCCTATGGCTGTGATGAGTGTGAGAAAGCCTACTTCTATATGTCTTGCCTTGTTAAACATAAGAGAATACACACAAGGGAGAAACGGGGGGATTCAGTGAAGGTGGACAGTCCTTCCACAGCAAGTCATAGCTTAAGTCCTAGTGAACACATGCAGGGGAAAAGCCCTGTTAATATGGTGACTCTGCAGATACCTTCTGTGAACCCGCAGATGCCATTTAACACCAGCGGGCTCCTAGCAGATAGGAACGTAGTCCTTGTGGGACAGCCACTTGCCAGATGTGCACCCTCGGGAGATAATAGAAGCTTTGCACAGGACAGAAGCCTTACAAATGCAGTCAACGTGGTCGTGCCTTCAGTCATCAATTACATCTTCTTTTATGTTATAAACACGTAA
- the ZNF649 gene encoding zinc finger protein 649 isoform X1 has translation MATWYHWESLTLRDVAVEFTWEEWQLLGPAQKHLYQDVMLENYSNLVSVGFQASKPDALTKLEQGEPLWALEDEIHSPTHPEIEKADDHPQQHLQNQRILKRMGQHYEHGKTLKSYLGLTNQSRRYNRKEPAEFNGDGAFLLDNHEQMPMEIEFHESRKPISTKSRFLKHQQTRNIEKAHECTDCGKAFLKKSQLTEHKRIHTGKKPHGCSLCGKTFYKKYRLTEHERAHKGEKPHGCSECGKGFPRKSQLTEHQRIHTGNKPHQCSECGKAFSRKSLLIVHQRTHTGEKPYTCGECGKGFIQKGNLIIHQRTHTGEKPYGCVDCGKAFSQKSCLVAHQRYHTGKTPFVCPECGQPCSQKSGLIRHQRIHSGEKPYKCSDCGKAFITKTMLIVHHRTHTGERPYGCDECEKAYFYMSCLVKHKRIHTREKRGDSVKVDSPSTASHSLSPSEHMQGKSPVNMVTLQIPSVNPQMPFNTSGLLADRNVVLVGQPLARCAPSGDNRSFAQDRSLTNAVNVVVPSVINYIFFYVINT, from the exons GAATCACTGACCCTGAGGGATGTGGCTGTGGAGTTCACCTGGGAGGAGTGGCAGCTCCTGGGCCCTGCTCAGAAGCATCTGTACCAGGATGTGATGTTGGAGAACTACAGCAACCTTGTGTCAGTGG GGTTTCAAGCTAGCAAACCTGATGCCCTCACCAAGTTGGAACAAGGAGAACCGCTATGGGCATTAGAAGATGAAATCCACAGTCCAACTCATCCAG AAATTGAGAAAGCTGATGATCATCCGCAGCAGCACTTGCAAAACCAAAGAATACTGAAGAGGATGGGACAACACTATGAACATGGAAAAACTTTGAAATCATATTTAGGTTTAACCAACCAGAGCAGAAGATACAACAGAAAGGAGCCTGCTGAGTTTAATGGAGATGGAGCTTTTCTCCTTGATAATCATGAACAAATGCCTATGGAAATTGAATTCCATGAAAGTAGAAAACCCATCAGCACTAAGTCACGATTCCTTAAACATCAGCAAACACGCAATATAGAGAAAGCCCATGAATGCACTGACTGTGGGAAAGCTTTCCTCAAgaagtctcagctcactgagcataagagaattcatacaggAAAGAAACCCCATGGGTGTAGCTTGTGTGGGAAAACCTTCTACAAGAAGTACAGACTCACCGAACACGAGAGAGCTCACAAAGGAGAGAAACCGCATGGGTGTAGTGAATGTGGGAAAGGCTTCCCCAGgaaatctcagcttactgaaCATCAAAGGATTCACACGGGAAATAAGCCGCATCAATGCAGCgaatgtgggaaagctttctCCAGAAAATCACTACTCATTGTACATCAGCGAACTCATACAGGAGAGAAGCCTTATACATGCGGTGAATGTGGAAAAGGCTTCATTCAGAAGGGCAATCTCATTATACATCAacgaactcacactggagagaaaccttatggATGCGTTGACTGTGGTAAGGCCTTCAGCCAGAAGTCTTGCCTTGTAGCACATCAGAGATATCATACAGGAAAGACTCCCTTTGTATGTCCTGAATGTGGACAACCCTGTTCACAGAAGTCAGGACTCATTAGACATCAGAGAATTCActcaggagagaaaccctataaatgcagtgactgtgggaaagccttcatTACAAAGACAATGCTCATTGTACATCACAGAACTCACACGGGAGAGAGACCCTATGGCTGTGATGAGTGTGAGAAAGCCTACTTCTATATGTCTTGCCTTGTTAAACATAAGAGAATACACACAAGGGAGAAACGGGGGGATTCAGTGAAGGTGGACAGTCCTTCCACAGCAAGTCATAGCTTAAGTCCTAGTGAACACATGCAGGGGAAAAGCCCTGTTAATATGGTGACTCTGCAGATACCTTCTGTGAACCCGCAGATGCCATTTAACACCAGCGGGCTCCTAGCAGATAGGAACGTAGTCCTTGTGGGACAGCCACTTGCCAGATGTGCACCCTCGGGAGATAATAGAAGCTTTGCACAGGACAGAAGCCTTACAAATGCAGTCAACGTGGTCGTGCCTTCAGTCATCAATTACATCTTCTTTTATGTTATAAACACGTAA
- the ZNF649 gene encoding zinc finger protein 649 isoform X2, producing MTEAQESLTLRDVAVEFTWEEWQLLGPAQKHLYQDVMLENYSNLVSVGFQASKPDALTKLEQGEPLWALEDEIHSPTHPEIEKADDHPQQHLQNQRILKRMGQHYEHGKTLKSYLGLTNQSRRYNRKEPAEFNGDGAFLLDNHEQMPMEIEFHESRKPISTKSRFLKHQQTRNIEKAHECTDCGKAFLKKSQLTEHKRIHTGKKPHGCSLCGKTFYKKYRLTEHERAHKGEKPHGCSECGKGFPRKSQLTEHQRIHTGNKPHQCSECGKAFSRKSLLIVHQRTHTGEKPYTCGECGKGFIQKGNLIIHQRTHTGEKPYGCVDCGKAFSQKSCLVAHQRYHTGKTPFVCPECGQPCSQKSGLIRHQRIHSGEKPYKCSDCGKAFITKTMLIVHHRTHTGERPYGCDECEKAYFYMSCLVKHKRIHTREKRGDSVKVDSPSTASHSLSPSEHMQGKSPVNMVTLQIPSVNPQMPFNTSGLLADRNVVLVGQPLARCAPSGDNRSFAQDRSLTNAVNVVVPSVINYIFFYVINT from the exons ATGACAGAGGCCCAG GAATCACTGACCCTGAGGGATGTGGCTGTGGAGTTCACCTGGGAGGAGTGGCAGCTCCTGGGCCCTGCTCAGAAGCATCTGTACCAGGATGTGATGTTGGAGAACTACAGCAACCTTGTGTCAGTGG GGTTTCAAGCTAGCAAACCTGATGCCCTCACCAAGTTGGAACAAGGAGAACCGCTATGGGCATTAGAAGATGAAATCCACAGTCCAACTCATCCAG AAATTGAGAAAGCTGATGATCATCCGCAGCAGCACTTGCAAAACCAAAGAATACTGAAGAGGATGGGACAACACTATGAACATGGAAAAACTTTGAAATCATATTTAGGTTTAACCAACCAGAGCAGAAGATACAACAGAAAGGAGCCTGCTGAGTTTAATGGAGATGGAGCTTTTCTCCTTGATAATCATGAACAAATGCCTATGGAAATTGAATTCCATGAAAGTAGAAAACCCATCAGCACTAAGTCACGATTCCTTAAACATCAGCAAACACGCAATATAGAGAAAGCCCATGAATGCACTGACTGTGGGAAAGCTTTCCTCAAgaagtctcagctcactgagcataagagaattcatacaggAAAGAAACCCCATGGGTGTAGCTTGTGTGGGAAAACCTTCTACAAGAAGTACAGACTCACCGAACACGAGAGAGCTCACAAAGGAGAGAAACCGCATGGGTGTAGTGAATGTGGGAAAGGCTTCCCCAGgaaatctcagcttactgaaCATCAAAGGATTCACACGGGAAATAAGCCGCATCAATGCAGCgaatgtgggaaagctttctCCAGAAAATCACTACTCATTGTACATCAGCGAACTCATACAGGAGAGAAGCCTTATACATGCGGTGAATGTGGAAAAGGCTTCATTCAGAAGGGCAATCTCATTATACATCAacgaactcacactggagagaaaccttatggATGCGTTGACTGTGGTAAGGCCTTCAGCCAGAAGTCTTGCCTTGTAGCACATCAGAGATATCATACAGGAAAGACTCCCTTTGTATGTCCTGAATGTGGACAACCCTGTTCACAGAAGTCAGGACTCATTAGACATCAGAGAATTCActcaggagagaaaccctataaatgcagtgactgtgggaaagccttcatTACAAAGACAATGCTCATTGTACATCACAGAACTCACACGGGAGAGAGACCCTATGGCTGTGATGAGTGTGAGAAAGCCTACTTCTATATGTCTTGCCTTGTTAAACATAAGAGAATACACACAAGGGAGAAACGGGGGGATTCAGTGAAGGTGGACAGTCCTTCCACAGCAAGTCATAGCTTAAGTCCTAGTGAACACATGCAGGGGAAAAGCCCTGTTAATATGGTGACTCTGCAGATACCTTCTGTGAACCCGCAGATGCCATTTAACACCAGCGGGCTCCTAGCAGATAGGAACGTAGTCCTTGTGGGACAGCCACTTGCCAGATGTGCACCCTCGGGAGATAATAGAAGCTTTGCACAGGACAGAAGCCTTACAAATGCAGTCAACGTGGTCGTGCCTTCAGTCATCAATTACATCTTCTTTTATGTTATAAACACGTAA
- the ZNF649 gene encoding zinc finger protein 649 isoform X5, which produces MGQHYEHGKTLKSYLGLTNQSRRYNRKEPAEFNGDGAFLLDNHEQMPMEIEFHESRKPISTKSRFLKHQQTRNIEKAHECTDCGKAFLKKSQLTEHKRIHTGKKPHGCSLCGKTFYKKYRLTEHERAHKGEKPHGCSECGKGFPRKSQLTEHQRIHTGNKPHQCSECGKAFSRKSLLIVHQRTHTGEKPYTCGECGKGFIQKGNLIIHQRTHTGEKPYGCVDCGKAFSQKSCLVAHQRYHTGKTPFVCPECGQPCSQKSGLIRHQRIHSGEKPYKCSDCGKAFITKTMLIVHHRTHTGERPYGCDECEKAYFYMSCLVKHKRIHTREKRGDSVKVDSPSTASHSLSPSEHMQGKSPVNMVTLQIPSVNPQMPFNTSGLLADRNVVLVGQPLARCAPSGDNRSFAQDRSLTNAVNVVVPSVINYIFFYVINT; this is translated from the coding sequence ATGGGACAACACTATGAACATGGAAAAACTTTGAAATCATATTTAGGTTTAACCAACCAGAGCAGAAGATACAACAGAAAGGAGCCTGCTGAGTTTAATGGAGATGGAGCTTTTCTCCTTGATAATCATGAACAAATGCCTATGGAAATTGAATTCCATGAAAGTAGAAAACCCATCAGCACTAAGTCACGATTCCTTAAACATCAGCAAACACGCAATATAGAGAAAGCCCATGAATGCACTGACTGTGGGAAAGCTTTCCTCAAgaagtctcagctcactgagcataagagaattcatacaggAAAGAAACCCCATGGGTGTAGCTTGTGTGGGAAAACCTTCTACAAGAAGTACAGACTCACCGAACACGAGAGAGCTCACAAAGGAGAGAAACCGCATGGGTGTAGTGAATGTGGGAAAGGCTTCCCCAGgaaatctcagcttactgaaCATCAAAGGATTCACACGGGAAATAAGCCGCATCAATGCAGCgaatgtgggaaagctttctCCAGAAAATCACTACTCATTGTACATCAGCGAACTCATACAGGAGAGAAGCCTTATACATGCGGTGAATGTGGAAAAGGCTTCATTCAGAAGGGCAATCTCATTATACATCAacgaactcacactggagagaaaccttatggATGCGTTGACTGTGGTAAGGCCTTCAGCCAGAAGTCTTGCCTTGTAGCACATCAGAGATATCATACAGGAAAGACTCCCTTTGTATGTCCTGAATGTGGACAACCCTGTTCACAGAAGTCAGGACTCATTAGACATCAGAGAATTCActcaggagagaaaccctataaatgcagtgactgtgggaaagccttcatTACAAAGACAATGCTCATTGTACATCACAGAACTCACACGGGAGAGAGACCCTATGGCTGTGATGAGTGTGAGAAAGCCTACTTCTATATGTCTTGCCTTGTTAAACATAAGAGAATACACACAAGGGAGAAACGGGGGGATTCAGTGAAGGTGGACAGTCCTTCCACAGCAAGTCATAGCTTAAGTCCTAGTGAACACATGCAGGGGAAAAGCCCTGTTAATATGGTGACTCTGCAGATACCTTCTGTGAACCCGCAGATGCCATTTAACACCAGCGGGCTCCTAGCAGATAGGAACGTAGTCCTTGTGGGACAGCCACTTGCCAGATGTGCACCCTCGGGAGATAATAGAAGCTTTGCACAGGACAGAAGCCTTACAAATGCAGTCAACGTGGTCGTGCCTTCAGTCATCAATTACATCTTCTTTTATGTTATAAACACGTAA
- the ZNF649 gene encoding zinc finger protein 649 isoform X4 gives MESLTLRDVAVEFTWEEWQLLGPAQKHLYQDVMLENYSNLVSVGFQASKPDALTKLEQGEPLWALEDEIHSPTHPEIEKADDHPQQHLQNQRILKRMGQHYEHGKTLKSYLGLTNQSRRYNRKEPAEFNGDGAFLLDNHEQMPMEIEFHESRKPISTKSRFLKHQQTRNIEKAHECTDCGKAFLKKSQLTEHKRIHTGKKPHGCSLCGKTFYKKYRLTEHERAHKGEKPHGCSECGKGFPRKSQLTEHQRIHTGNKPHQCSECGKAFSRKSLLIVHQRTHTGEKPYTCGECGKGFIQKGNLIIHQRTHTGEKPYGCVDCGKAFSQKSCLVAHQRYHTGKTPFVCPECGQPCSQKSGLIRHQRIHSGEKPYKCSDCGKAFITKTMLIVHHRTHTGERPYGCDECEKAYFYMSCLVKHKRIHTREKRGDSVKVDSPSTASHSLSPSEHMQGKSPVNMVTLQIPSVNPQMPFNTSGLLADRNVVLVGQPLARCAPSGDNRSFAQDRSLTNAVNVVVPSVINYIFFYVINT, from the exons ATG GAATCACTGACCCTGAGGGATGTGGCTGTGGAGTTCACCTGGGAGGAGTGGCAGCTCCTGGGCCCTGCTCAGAAGCATCTGTACCAGGATGTGATGTTGGAGAACTACAGCAACCTTGTGTCAGTGG GGTTTCAAGCTAGCAAACCTGATGCCCTCACCAAGTTGGAACAAGGAGAACCGCTATGGGCATTAGAAGATGAAATCCACAGTCCAACTCATCCAG AAATTGAGAAAGCTGATGATCATCCGCAGCAGCACTTGCAAAACCAAAGAATACTGAAGAGGATGGGACAACACTATGAACATGGAAAAACTTTGAAATCATATTTAGGTTTAACCAACCAGAGCAGAAGATACAACAGAAAGGAGCCTGCTGAGTTTAATGGAGATGGAGCTTTTCTCCTTGATAATCATGAACAAATGCCTATGGAAATTGAATTCCATGAAAGTAGAAAACCCATCAGCACTAAGTCACGATTCCTTAAACATCAGCAAACACGCAATATAGAGAAAGCCCATGAATGCACTGACTGTGGGAAAGCTTTCCTCAAgaagtctcagctcactgagcataagagaattcatacaggAAAGAAACCCCATGGGTGTAGCTTGTGTGGGAAAACCTTCTACAAGAAGTACAGACTCACCGAACACGAGAGAGCTCACAAAGGAGAGAAACCGCATGGGTGTAGTGAATGTGGGAAAGGCTTCCCCAGgaaatctcagcttactgaaCATCAAAGGATTCACACGGGAAATAAGCCGCATCAATGCAGCgaatgtgggaaagctttctCCAGAAAATCACTACTCATTGTACATCAGCGAACTCATACAGGAGAGAAGCCTTATACATGCGGTGAATGTGGAAAAGGCTTCATTCAGAAGGGCAATCTCATTATACATCAacgaactcacactggagagaaaccttatggATGCGTTGACTGTGGTAAGGCCTTCAGCCAGAAGTCTTGCCTTGTAGCACATCAGAGATATCATACAGGAAAGACTCCCTTTGTATGTCCTGAATGTGGACAACCCTGTTCACAGAAGTCAGGACTCATTAGACATCAGAGAATTCActcaggagagaaaccctataaatgcagtgactgtgggaaagccttcatTACAAAGACAATGCTCATTGTACATCACAGAACTCACACGGGAGAGAGACCCTATGGCTGTGATGAGTGTGAGAAAGCCTACTTCTATATGTCTTGCCTTGTTAAACATAAGAGAATACACACAAGGGAGAAACGGGGGGATTCAGTGAAGGTGGACAGTCCTTCCACAGCAAGTCATAGCTTAAGTCCTAGTGAACACATGCAGGGGAAAAGCCCTGTTAATATGGTGACTCTGCAGATACCTTCTGTGAACCCGCAGATGCCATTTAACACCAGCGGGCTCCTAGCAGATAGGAACGTAGTCCTTGTGGGACAGCCACTTGCCAGATGTGCACCCTCGGGAGATAATAGAAGCTTTGCACAGGACAGAAGCCTTACAAATGCAGTCAACGTGGTCGTGCCTTCAGTCATCAATTACATCTTCTTTTATGTTATAAACACGTAA